The Streptomyces sp. GSL17-111 region CGCCCGTCCCGTCCCCCTCGCCCAACTCGCCCGACTGTCCGAACCGGCCCGGCCCCCCGCCTTCCCCCGACCGACACACGAGGAGAACCGCACATGAGCGCACCCCGGCACACCCCCGACCGCCCCTGGCGCGGCGTCATGGTGGCCACCACCCTCCCCCTGAAGGACGACCTGTCGATCGACCACGACGCCTACGCCGAGCACGTCCGCTCCCTGCTCGACGCCGGGTGCGACGGCGTCGTCCCGAACGGCTCGCTGGGGGAGTACCAGACCCTCACCGACGACGAGCGCGCCCGCGTCGTGCGCACCGCGGTGGAGGCCGCCGGAGACGGCAGCCGGGTCATGGCCGGCGTCTCCGCCTACGGCAGCACGGAGGCCGCGCGCTGGGCCGAGCAGGCCGCCCGGGCCGGCGCCGGCTCCGCCCTGCTGCTGCCGCCCAACGCCTACCGCGCCGACGACGCGGAGGTCCGTGCCCACTACGCCGAGGTCGCGGGCGTCGGACTTCCCGTCGTCGCCTACAACAACCCCCACGACACCCGCGTCGACCTCACCCCCCGGCTCCTGGCCGAACTGCACGCCCGGCAGCACATCGTGGCGGTCAAGGAGTTCAGCGGGGACGTGCGACGGGCCTACGAGATCGCCGAGTCCGCCCCCGGTCTCGACCTGCTCGTCGGTGCCGACGACGTCCTCCTCGAACTCGCCCTCGCCGGCGCCGTCGGCTGGATCGCGGGCTATCCCAACGCCCTGCCGCACTCCTGCGTCGCGCTGTACCGGGCCGCCGTCACCCGGGACCTGGACACCGCCCTGCCCCTCTACCGCGCCCTGCACCCGCTTCTGCGCTGGGACACCCGGCACGTGTTCGTCCAGGCCATCAAGGCGTCCATGGACCTCGCCGGACGCCCCGGAGGCCCCTGCCGTCCGCCGCGCTCCCCCCTGGACCCCGAAGCGAGCGCGGCCGTCCGCTCGGCGACGGAGAAGGCCGTCGCCGACGGCCTGGCGTGACCCCGCCCCTCCGGAACCAGCCCGCAGGAGAAGAGCCATGCGCAGCCGCCATGTCTTCCACGCCGTCGACTCCCACACCGAGGGCATGCCCACCCGCGTCGTCACCGGAGGCGTCGCGCCCGTCCCCGGCGCCACCATGGCCGAACGGCGCACGTACTTCACGCGACACCTGGACCACATCCGCACCCTGCTGATGAACGAACCGCGCGGACACGCCGCCATGAGCGGCGCGATCCTGCAGCCGCCCACCCGCCCCGACGCCGACTGGGGAGTCCTCTACATCGAGGTGTCCGGCTGCCTGCCCATGTGCGGTCACGGCACGATCGGTGTCGCCACGGTCCTGGTGGAGACGGGCATGGTGGCGGTGACCGAACCGGTGACGACCGTCCGCCTGGACACCCCGGCCGGGCTCGTCACCGCCGAGGTCCACGTGGCCGACGGCCACGCCCACGCGGTGACGCTTCGCAACGTCCCGTCCTTCGCGGCCGCACTCGGAGCGACCGTCGACGTCCCCGGCTTCGGAAGCGTCACCTACGACCTGGCCTACGGCGGCAACTTCTACGCCATCCTCCCCCTCGCCGAACTCGGGCTGCCCTTCGAACGCTCACACAAGCAGGAGATCCTGCACGCCGGCCTTGAGGTCATGGCAGCGATCAACGCGGCGGGTGAGCCCACGCACCCCGAGGACCCCGGCATCACCGGCTGCCACCACGTCCAGTTCCTCGCCCCCGGATCGGACGCCGCACGCTCGCGCAACGCGATGGCCATCCACCCCGGATGGTTCGACCGGTCGCCCTGCGGCACCGGCACCTCGGCCCGGATGGCGCAACTGCACGCCCGGGGCGAACTTCCCCTGCACCGCGAGTTCCGCAACGAGTCGTTCCTGGGCACCGCCTTCACCGGCCGGCTGGTGGCCGAGACCGAGGTCGCCGGCCGGCCCGCCGTGGTGCCGACGTTCACGGGGAGCGCCTGGATCACCGGCACCGCCCAGTTCCTCCTCGACCCCACCGACCCGTTCCCGGAAGGCTTCCTGCTGTGAACCGCGACCGCGCACAGAAGGTGGACGGCCCGCTCGTCTCACGCAACCCCGCCGATCCCGGCGACATCGTCATCGAACTGCACGGCTGCGGCCCCGACACCGTCACCGGCGCGGTCCACCGGGCCTCCCGGGCCCAAGCGGAATGGCTCGCCGCCGGCGCGGGCGAGCGGTCCGCGGCCCTGCGCCGGGCCGCGGACGCCGTGGAGGCCGCGTCCGAGGAGCTGGCCGGACTCCTGGTCAGGGAGGTCGGCAAACCGCTCACCGAGGCGCGCGGCGAACTGGCGCGCACGGCGGCGATCTGGCGCTACTACGCCCAGTTCCCCTACGACGCCACCGGGGCGGTCCACGAGCCGGCCTCCGGGCCCGGGCTGCTGCTCACCCGGCGACGGCCGCACGGTGTCGCCGGGCTGATCACCCCGTGGAACTTCCCGCTGGCCATTCCCTCCTGGAAGGCCGCCCCGGCCCTGGCCGCGGGCAACGCCGTGCTCCTCAAGCCCGCGCCCGAGGCGACGGCGTGCGCGCTGCGGCTGGCCGAGGTCCTCGGGCGGGCCCTGCCCACCGACCTGCTGCGGGTCGTTCCCGGCGGTGCCGACGTCGGCACCCGCCTGATCGATCTGGCCGACGTCGTCTCCTTCACCGGGTCGACCGCCGTCGGGGCCGGGGTCGCCCGTGCCGCCGCCGCCCGTGGCGTCCCCGTCCAGGCGGAGATGGGCGGCCACAACGCCGCCGTGGTCCTGCCCGACGCCGACCCGGAACGTGCCGCGGCGGACATCGCCGTCGCCATCGCCGGATACGCGGGGCAGAAGTGCACCGCGACCCGACGGGTGATCGCCGTGGGGAACGCGTTGCCGCACCTGCGTGCGGCACTGGCCGAGGCGCTGCGGGAGCTGCCCGCCCGCGCTCCCCACACGGCGGACACGGTCTGCGGGCCCGTCATCTCGCGAACGGCTCTCGACCGCGTCGTCGGGGCCCGTGACGGCGCCCTGCGCTCCGGAGCCCGTGCGCTGGCCGGCGCGGGCGCTCGCCGGTCCGGCCCGGACACGGGCTGGTACACCGACCCCGTGCTGCTGGAGCAGGTCCCCGCCCACCACGAACTGCACCGCCGCGAAACCTTCGGCCCCCTCGCCGTCTTGTCGGGCGCGGCGGACCTGGACGAGGCCGTCCGCGCCGCGAACAGCACGCCGTACGGCCTGGTCACCTCCCTGCACACCGGCGACCTGGACGTCGCCCTCGCGGCGCTGGACCGCCTGACCACCGGCATGCTGCGCGTCAACGCCCCCACCACGGGAGTCGACTTCCACCTTCCCTTCGGTGGGGAGAAGGAATCCGGCATCGGTATGAGGGAACAGGGGCGCGCCGCATTGGACTTCTACACCTCAAGCCGCACGGTCTCGTTCCTGCCCGCCGTGCCGGCCTGAGCCCGCCGCGCGACGGCCCCCTCGGCCGCCGGTGCGCCGGGGTTCGGTCGTCCAGGCCGAGGGGGACAGAGCGCAGTCGCTCGCAACGTGACATTGTATAGTGGGCGGCCGGTCCACGGAGGGAACCCATGAGCGAGCCGCAGTCCCGGAAACTCGTCTCGGTGCGGGAGCACCTGCGTGATCAGGTGGCCAATGCCCTCCGGGCCGCACTGATCGCGGGCGAACTGCAGCCCGGGGCCATCTACTCCGCCCCCGCGTTGGCCGCCGAGTACGGCGTCTCCGCGACACCCGTGCGCGAGGCCATGCTGGACCTGGCGCGCGAAGGACTGGTAGAGCCGGTGCGCAACAAGGGCTTCCGCGTCACCGAACTGTCCGAGCGGGATCTGGACGAGTTCACCGAGATCCGCGCGCTGATCGAGATCCCGACCGTGGGCCGGGTGACGAGGTCGGTTCCCCCCGAGCGGCTGGAGGCCCTTCGCCCCGTGGCCGAGGAGATCGTGGCCGCCGCGCGTGCCGGTGACCTCATCGGCTACCTGGAGGCCGATCGTCGCTTCCACCTCGGGCTGCTCTCGCTCGCCGGCAACGCCCGCCTCGTCGAGGCGGTGAGTGACCTGCGCAAACGCTCCCGGCTCTACGGCCTGACCGAACTCGCCGAAGCCGGGATGCTGGTCGCCTCCGCCGAGGAGCACGCCGAGTTGCTGGACCTCATGCTGGCCGGGAACGTGGCGGCGGCCGAGGAGCACATGCGCCGTCACCTGTCCCATGTGCGCTCCCTGTGGGCCGCGCGGAAGCAGGACGAGCCCGAACGCAAGCCGCCGTCCCGACGGCTGAAAGCCCGCTGACCCGCGCCGGTCCACGGCGCGCGCGGACGCACGGCAGGGGCGGCTCCGGCCGCGCACACCCCCTGCCGGCGGCAGCCGCCTCATCCTTCCAACAGCGTCCCCATCCACTCCTCCACGCCGTCCGCGGTCCGGGGGAGGGCGGACGACATCAGCCGAGCTCCGTCCCCGGTGATCACCAGATCGTCCTCGATGCGCACGCCCATGCCCCGCAGCTCGACGGGCAAGGTCTCGTCGTCGGGCTGCAGGTACAGCCCCGGCTCCACTGTGAGGACCTGCCCCTCCTCCAGCACGCCTTCGACGTAGGCGCCCGCACGTGCTGTGGCGCAGTCGTGCACGTCCATGCCGAGCATGTGGCCGCTGCCGCACAGGGTGTAGCGACGGTGGAGGCCGCTGTCCCCGGCCAGTTCGTCCAGGGGCGCCTTGAGCACGCCCCAATCGCGCAGGCCTTCGGCGATCACCCGCATCGCGGCCCGATGGAAGTCGCGGAACGGAACGCCCGGACGCAGCGCGGCGATACCGGCCTCCTGTGCCGCCAGGACCAGTTCGTAGACCTGCCGCTGCACCGGTGAGAACCGTCCCGACAGCGGCAGGGTGCGGGTGATGTCGGCGGTGTACAGGGTGTCGGTCTCGACACCCGCGTCCAGGAGCAGAAGCTGGGAGGCGTCCAGCGGTCCGTCGTTGCGCACCCAGTGCAGCACGCAGGCATGGGCTCCCGCGGCCGCGATCGTCTCGTAGCCCGTGCCGTTGCCCTCGGTGCGGGCCCGCAGGTTGAAGACGCCCTCGACCCATCGCTCACCCCGGGGATGGCGCAGCGCTCGGGGCAGGGCACGCACCACGTCCTCGAAGCCCGCGGTGGTGTGATCCACCGCGAGCTGCAGCTGTTCGACCTCCCACGCCTCCTTGACCAGGCGCAGCTCGGACAGACAGGCGGCCAGTTCCCTCTCCCGCGGCCGCTCCGCATCGCCGGACGTCCGGGGCTCGACGAGAGCGTCGACGGCACCGTCGACACCGGTCAGCACCCGGGTGGGCGGCTGAGGACCCGACAGCGCCCCGGGCAGCTCGTCGAGGTGGCGGCACTCGATACCGGTCAGCGCTTCCGCCTCCTCCAGGTCCGGACGGGGGCCGACCCAGAACTCGCCGTACCGGCGGTCGCGGTAGAACTCCTCACCCGTGCGCGGAGAGCGCGGCCGCAGGTAGAGCACCGCATGGTGCCCCTGGGGCCCGGAGGGTTCCATGAGGAGCACGTTGTCCGGCTGGTCCTCTCCGGTGAGGCCGGTCAGCCAGGCGTAGGCGGTGTGCGGGCGGAAGTGGTGGTCGCAGTCGTTGGACCGGGTGGTCAGCCGTCCGGCCGGCAGGACGAGCCGCTCGCCGGGGAAGTGCGCGGACAGGCGGGCCCGGCGGCTGAGAGTGGCGCCGCCGCGGGGGGCGCGCACGGGGTGGTCCAGGGTGGAAGGAGCCCACCCACCGCTCATGAACGACGCCAGGGCGGGGGAGACCGGAAGGTCGTGGCTGCCGGTAGTGATGCGGGCCGAGGGTGGAGTCATGCCAGCTCCGGAGAATCGGGGGAGGGATAATGCAATGTTACATTGTTATGGCACTCACCTGAAGATGCCGTCCCCCGAAGCGGAACCTCCCTACCGCCCCTCTGTCGCTGGGCCGTCCAAGCTGGCCCGGCCTCACGTGCAGGCCGGACCGCGGCGCTCGTGGACGACCACACCCCGGAAGTCGGTGCGCCGTCGGATGGGAGGGCTGGCCGCGTTCTCGGGAAGGCGCGGACCGGATGGTCCGGATTCCAGTCCCTCAGGCCCCGTCCGGCGCGGTGAGCAGACTGCCCATGGCGGCGAGCACCGACGGCTCGACCCGGTAGTAGACCCAGGTGCCGCGCCGCTCGGAGGTGAGCAGTCCGGCCTCCTTGAGCTTCTTCAGGTGGTGGGAGACCGTGGGCCGGGAGACGCCCACGTCGGAGATGTCGCACACGCAGGCCTCCCCGCCCTCGTAGGAGGCCACCGCGGAGAACAGCTGCAGGCGCACCGGGTCGCCGAGCGCACGGAACATCCGGGAGGCCGTCTCGGCCTCCTCGGCGTTCATCGGACGCTCGGTCAGCGGCGGACAGCAGGGCACCACGGCCCGGCCGTTCGCGGGCTCCAGCAGCGGCAGCGCCTTGGTGTTCGACATACGTCTATGTTGACACATGTCTAACCAGGCCTGGGGTGCGTCACCGCACGAGGGCCGGGCCACCCCAGCCCTTCTGGCAGCCTGGCCACGCGGCGACGTCCACGCCCGAACTCCGGACCGGGTCTGCCAGGTCCGGCGGCCACCTCGGCGGCCCCCTCCGTAGCGCCTCGCCACCCTTTCGGCGGCCTTGACGCTCTGGGAATCGATCGCAGTCGCGACCGCCGGGGGAGCTTTGCCCATCTCGCGGCGAGGTCGGCCGGGGAGGTGGTAGCGGATCCGGTCGACCACCCCGGTGGCGGCTCCCGTTCCAGTCTCCGGGCATCCAAGATCAAGGGGAAGCTTCAGGCTCTGTGGGGACGGTCGCTGGGAACCCCCGGCCTGCCTCTCCGGCCCGTCAGCACATCCCGTGCAGAGGTAGGGGTTGAGGCTAGGGGTGCGTTCCGTCTTAGCGTGAAGGCCGGGGCGGACGGGCTGCCCCACGCGCGGTGGGGTGGCGGCATGTCGGAACTCGAGGCGGAGCGCAGAGCTCGGTACCAGGCGACCGTTGTGCAGGATTTCCTGCGCAAGACGGCCGCGGAGGGCGACCCGTACGCCGCCATCCTGCTGGTGCCCGACAGTCCCTACCCGCTCTACGAGGAGATCCGGGCGCGCGGGACGCTGCACCGCAGCGCGGTCGGCGCCTGGACGACCGCCAGCCACCGCGTCGCCAACCAGATCCTGCGGGACCGGCGGTTCGGCGTCCGCACGGCGGAGGGGGCCAAGCCCCCGGAGTTCATGCCGTTCGACAACTCCATGCTCGGGCTCGACCCGCCCGACCACACCCGGCTGCGCCGGCTCGCCACGCCCTCGCTCAACCCGCGCAGGCTCGCCCACTGGCAGCCGCACGTCGAGCGGTTCACCGGCGAGCTGGTCGACGAGATGCTGGCCGGTCGTGACCGGGTCAACTTCATGAGGGCCTTCGCCCAGCAGCTCCCGCTGCGTGTGATCGGCGATCTGGTCGGTATCCCTCCCCGCCACCGGCAGCTGTTCTTCCGGCTCAGCCGCCGCATGGCGTATCTGCTCGACGGTGTGGCCACCGTCCCGGCGGCGCGGGGTGCGGCCGCCGCCATCGAGGAGATGACGGTGATGTTCCACGACATCATCGCCGAACGGAGGGCCGACCCGCGCGAGGACTTGATCAGCGACCTGCTGCCGGCCGTCGAGGACGGCCGGCTGACCATGGACGAGATGGTCCCGTTGTGTATGTTCCTGCCGCTCGCCGGCACCGAGACCACCGTCAACCTCATCGGCAACGGACTGCTGGCCCTGCTCGAACACCCCGAGCAGTGGAAGATGCTGGTCGCTGATCCGTCGCTGGCGCCCGCCGTCGTACGGGAGACCCTGCGGTACGACGCGCCGGTGCAGCAGTACCGCCGGATCGCGCACACCGACATCGAACTGGAGGGCGAGCTGGTCGCCACCGGCGAGGAGGTGACGATCTGCGCGGGCGGAACCAACCGGGACCCCGAGGCCTATCCCGACCCCGGGCGGTTCGACATCACGCGGGACCCCGGGCCGGAGAACCTGGCCTTCTCCTCGGGCATCCACTTCTGCCTCGGCGCCGCGCTCGCCCGCATGGAGGCGGAGACCGCGCTCGCCGCGCTCGCCGAGCGGGTTCCGGGGATCCGTCAGGACGGCCCGGTGCGCCGACGCGGCTCCTTCATCATCCGCGGGATGCTCCAGTTCCCCGTCGCCCTGCGCTGAAGACCTGCGGTGCGCGGGCGAGATGAGGCGAGATAAGGGGCGCCGCCCCACCAGGTAGGGGTTGCCCGCCTTCACGGGCCGTCCATAGCGTCGCGGACGCGGACGCCCTGAACGCAGCGCCCGCAGCATGACGGCCCCGGGTGGACCGTGGCCGAGCGGCAGCCTGGAAGGTACCGGGAACATGGCAGAAGAAGAGACCCTCCGGGACTACCTCAAGCTGGTCACGCTCGACCTGCGCCGGACCAAGGAGAAGTTGCGCGACCGGGAGGCCGCTGACCACGAGCCGATCGCGATCGTCGGCATGAGCTGCCGCTACCCGGGCGACGTCCGAACGCCCGACGAACTGTGGAGGCTGGTGGCCGAAGGAAGGGACGCGATCTCCGGCTTCCCCACCGACCGCGGCTGGGACCTCGCCCGGCTCTTCGACGGTGACCCGGACGACGAGGGCCACAGCTACGCGCGCGACGGCGGATTCGTCCACGACGCGACCGAGTTCGACGCCGACTTCTTCGGTGTCTCCCCGCGGGAGGCCCTGGCCATGGACCCGCAGCAGCGCCTGTTGCTGCGCGCGGCCTGGGAGGCCTTCGAGGACGCCGGCATCGATCCCCAGTCCGTCCGCGGCACCCACACCGGCGTGTTCGCGGGCAGCAACGACCAGAGTTATCTGCGACTCCTCGCGGGCGAACCGGGCACCGCCGGATACCAGTTGACCGGTGGCGCGACCGCGGTGATCTCCGGGCGGGTCGCCTACACCATGGGCCTGGAAGGACCCGCGGTGACGGTGGACACCGCCTGCTCGTCGTCGCTGGTCGCCCTGCACCTGGCCTGCCAGTCGCTCCGCGGCGGCGAGAGCACCCTTGCGCTCGCCGGCGGCGTCACCGTCATGGCCACGCCCGGTGTCTTCACCGAGTTCAGTCGGCAGCGCGGGCTCGCGGCCGACGGCCGCTGCAAGTCCTTCGCGTCCGCCGCCGACGGCACCGGCTGGTCCGAGGGCGTAGGCGTCGTCCTGCTCGAACGGCTCTCCGACGCCGAGCGCAACGGCCACGAAGTCCTCGCCCTGGTCCGCGGTTCGGCCGTCAACCAGGACGGCGCCTCCAACGGGCTCACCGCGCCCAACGGCCCCTCCCAGCAGCGTGTCATCCTCCAGGCGCTCCTCGGCGCCCGCCTCTCCCCGTCCGACGTGGACGTCGTCGAGGCGCACGGCACCGGCACGAGGCTCGGCGACCCGATCGAAGCACAGGCACTGCTCGCCGCCTACGGCCAGGGCCGGCCCGAGGGCCGTCCGATGCTGCTCGGCTCGGTCAAGTCCAACATCGGGCACGCGCAGGCCGCGGCCGGCATCGCCGGCGTCATCAAGATGGTGCAGGCCCTCCGCCACGAGCAGCTGCCCCGCACCCTGCACGTGGACGAGCCGTCCTCGCAGGTGGACTGGTCGGCCGGTGCCGTGGAGTTGCTGACCGATGCGCGGGCATGGCCCCGCGGTGAGCGGCCGCGCCGGGCGGGCGTCTCCTCGTTCGGCGTGAGCGGCACCAACGTCCACACCATCATCGAGGAAGCGCCCGGGACTCCCGCTGTCGACGGCGGGAGGACGACCGGGGCGGGCGCCGCCGACGAGCCGGTGACGACGCCCGTGGCCTGGACTCTGTCGGGCCGCTCGCCCGACGCACTGCGCCGACAGGCGGACAGGCTGCTTCCGGTGGCCGTTGAGGCCGACCCGGTGGACGTGGCGTACTCGCTGGCGACGGGGCGTGCGGCGCTGGAGCACCGGGCGGTCATCGTGGGCGGTGACCGCGAGGAGTTGGTGGCCGGGCTGCGTGCGCTGGCCTCGGGGGAGGAGGCGGCTCAGGTCGTCGCGGGTGTGGTGCGCGGCGGGGACTCCGTGTTCCTGTTCTCGGGTCAGGGTGCGCAGCGGGTCGGGATGGGGCGTGGGTTGTACGAGGCGTTCCCGGTGTTCGCCGAGGCGTTCGATGCGGTGTGTGCGCGGGTGGATCTTGATCGTTCGTTGCGGGAGGTGGTGTTCGGGGACGGTGAGGCGTTGGACCGCACGGTCTACGCTCAGCCTGCGTTGTTCGCGGTCGAGGTGGCGTTGTTCCGGTTGGTGGAGTCGTGGGGTGTGGTGCCGGATGTGCTGGTGGGTCATTCGATAGGCGAGTTGGCGGCTGCACATGTGGCGGGTGTGTTGTCGCTGGATGACGCGTGTGCGCTGGTGTCGGCGCGTGGCCGGTTGATGGAGGCGCTGCCGCAGGGCGGTGCGATGCTGGCCGTGGAGGCGGCGGAGGACGGTCTGGAACTGCCGGAGGGTGTGTGTCTGGCGGCGGTGAACGGGCCGGGGTCGGTGACGGTCTCCGGTGACGCGGACGCGGTCGACGCCCTGGAGGAGCGGCTGCGCGCCCAGAACGTGCGGGTGAAGCGGCTGGCGGTCTCGCACGCTTTCCACTCGCATCTGATGGAGCCGATGCTGGCGGAGTTCGCGGCCGTCGCGGAGTCGCTGACCTACCACCCCCCGACGATTCCCGTCGTGGCCACGGCGCCCGGTGACGTGGCCACGCCCGCCTACTGGGTGGGTCAGATCCGCGAGCCCGTCCGCTTCGCCGACGCCGTGCGCCGGGCCCAGGACGCCGGTGCCGTCCGCTTCCTCGAATTCGGCCCGGACGGCACCCTGTCCGCGCTCGTCCCGCACATCGCCGAGGACGCGACGGTCGTGCCCGCCCTGCGTGCGGGCCAGGACGAGGACGCGGCCCTGTTGCACGCCCTCGCGGCCGTCCACGCGCGCGGCGCGGACCTCGACCGGTCCGCCGTGTTCGCGCGCGGTCGCGGCCGGCGCGTCGCCCTGCCCACCTACGCCTTCGCCACCGACCGTTACTGGCCGTCCGGGGTCTCCTGGGCGGGTGACGTCACCTCCGCCGGTCTCGGCGTCACCCGTCACCCGCTGCTGGGCGCGGGCATCGCGCTCGCGGAGGACGACGGGTACCTCTTCACCGCGAGGCTCTCCTCGGTCACCCAGCCCTGGCTCGCGGAGCACCGGGTGCACGGCAGGATCGTGCTGCCCGGCACGGCGTTCGTGGACCTCGCGGTGCGTGCCGGTGAGCAGGCGGGCACCGAGCAGCTGGACGAGCTCGTTCTGGAGGCGCCGCTGACCGTGCCCGGGGACGGCGCCGTGCAGCTGCAGCTGGCCGTGGGCGCGGTCGACGACGAGGGCAGACGGAGCCTCACCGTCCACTCGCGCCGCGAAGACGGCGGTGCCGGTGACGGCTGGCCGGACCGACCCTGGACGCGGCATGCCGTCGGTGTCCTCGCGCCCCGCCCCCGGGTCGTCGCCGAGGACCCCGAACTCGTCGGTGTGTGGCCCCCCGAGGGTGCCGCTCCCGCCGACCCGCACGCGCTCTACGCACGGCTCGCGACCGCCGGACTCGAGTACGGGGAGCTGTTCCGCGGCGTCAGCGCCGCGTGGACGCGTGGACAGGACGTCTTCGCCGAACTCGCCGTGCCCGAGAGCGCCGCCACCGGTTTCGGGCTGCACCCGGCCCTTCTCGACGCCGCGCTCCAGTCGGCCGCCGCACGTGGTGGCGACGGCGAGGCCGGCCTGCCCTTCTCCTGGACCGGAGTGACGCTCTGGGCGTCCGGGGCGAGGCATCTGCGCGCCCGGGTCTCGCCCGCCGACGGCGGGGACGGCATCACCGTCCGCGCGGTCGACCCCGCCGGCAGCCCGGTGGTCACCGTCGACCGGGTGGTCACCCGGCCCGCGCCCGCGGTCGGCGACGAGCCGACCGGGGCCGACGACCTGTACCAGCTCGACTGGAAGCCGGTTCCCGTGGCCGGGCCCGAGCCCGGTGAGCTAGCCCAGTTCGGTGGCGGGGACCCGCTCGCCGGCCGGACGGGCACGCTCGACGACCTCGCGGGCAGTGGCCGGATGCCCACCCATCTGGTGCTGTCCGCCTGCGCGGACAGGTCTGACCTCACCGGCGCTGACGCCGTCCTGGCGCGGACCGGTGAGGTGCTCGGCCGGCTGCGATCCTGGCTCGCCGACGAACGGTACGCCGGTACCACCCTGATCGTGGCCACCCGGGGCGCCGTGCAGGCCGATCCGGGCGACGACCTGCCCGACGTGGCGGGCGCCGCCGTGTGGGGCCTCGTGCGATCGGCGCAGTCCGAGCACCCCGACCGGATCGTCCTGGTCGACCTCGACCCGTCCGGCACATTCGACACGTCGGCCCCGTCCGACGCGTCTGACGGGGCCGACGCGCAGGCGATCGCCCGCGCCGTCGCCGCCGGCGACCCGCAGACCGCCGTCCGCGGGAGGACCGTGTTCGCCGCGCGTCTGGCGAAGGCACGTCCCGGCCTTGTTCCGCCCGCCGAGGGGGCGTGGCGGGTGGGGGTGTCGGTGCGGGGTGCGGTGGAGAACGTGGGTTTGGTGGGGGCGCCTGATGCGGTGGCGTCGTTGGGTTGGGGTGAGGTGCGGGTTGCGGTGCGTGCGGCGGGGGTGAATTTTCGTGATGTGCTGAATGTGCTGGGGATGTATCCGGGTGAGGTGGCGGTGGGGGGTGAGGCCGCTGGTGTGGTGGTGGAGGTGGGGCCGGGGGTGTCTCGGTGTGTGGTGGGGGATCGGGTGTTGGGGTTCTTCGGTGGGGCGATGGGTCCGTTGGCGGTGACGGATGAGCGTTTGGTGGCGGTGGTGCCGCGGGGGTGGTCGTTTGTTGAGGCGGCGGCGGTGCCGATTGCGTTTGTGACGGCGTATTACGCGTTGGTGGATTTGGCGGGGTTGGGTGCGGGTGAGCGGGTGTTGGTGCATTCGGTTGCCGGTGGTGTGGGGATGGCGGCGGTGCAGGTGGCGCGTCATGTGGGGGCGGAGGTGTTCGGGACGGCGTCGCCGGGGAAGTGGGGGGTGACGGGTCTGGGTGTGGATCGGTTGGCGTCGTCGCGTGATGTGTCGTTCGAGGGGGTGTTCAGGGAGCGGTCTGGTGGGCGTGGTGTGGATGTGGTGTTGAATGCGTTGGCTGGTGAGTTCGTGGATGCGTCGGCTCGGTTGTTGGTGCCGGGTGGGCGGTTTGTGGAGATGGGTAAGGCGGATGTGCGGGATGGGGGGTCGTTGCCGGGGTGTGTGTATCGGGCGTTTGATCTGGGTGAGGCGGGGCCGGAGCGGATCGGGGAGATTCTGCGTGAGGTTCTGCGGTTGTTCGCTGAG contains the following coding sequences:
- a CDS encoding proline racemase family protein; this encodes MRSRHVFHAVDSHTEGMPTRVVTGGVAPVPGATMAERRTYFTRHLDHIRTLLMNEPRGHAAMSGAILQPPTRPDADWGVLYIEVSGCLPMCGHGTIGVATVLVETGMVAVTEPVTTVRLDTPAGLVTAEVHVADGHAHAVTLRNVPSFAAALGATVDVPGFGSVTYDLAYGGNFYAILPLAELGLPFERSHKQEILHAGLEVMAAINAAGEPTHPEDPGITGCHHVQFLAPGSDAARSRNAMAIHPGWFDRSPCGTGTSARMAQLHARGELPLHREFRNESFLGTAFTGRLVAETEVAGRPAVVPTFTGSAWITGTAQFLLDPTDPFPEGFLL
- a CDS encoding aminopeptidase P family protein, translated to MTPPSARITTGSHDLPVSPALASFMSGGWAPSTLDHPVRAPRGGATLSRRARLSAHFPGERLVLPAGRLTTRSNDCDHHFRPHTAYAWLTGLTGEDQPDNVLLMEPSGPQGHHAVLYLRPRSPRTGEEFYRDRRYGEFWVGPRPDLEEAEALTGIECRHLDELPGALSGPQPPTRVLTGVDGAVDALVEPRTSGDAERPRERELAACLSELRLVKEAWEVEQLQLAVDHTTAGFEDVVRALPRALRHPRGERWVEGVFNLRARTEGNGTGYETIAAAGAHACVLHWVRNDGPLDASQLLLLDAGVETDTLYTADITRTLPLSGRFSPVQRQVYELVLAAQEAGIAALRPGVPFRDFHRAAMRVIAEGLRDWGVLKAPLDELAGDSGLHRRYTLCGSGHMLGMDVHDCATARAGAYVEGVLEEGQVLTVEPGLYLQPDDETLPVELRGMGVRIEDDLVITGDGARLMSSALPRTADGVEEWMGTLLEG
- a CDS encoding ArsR/SmtB family transcription factor, with translation MSNTKALPLLEPANGRAVVPCCPPLTERPMNAEEAETASRMFRALGDPVRLQLFSAVASYEGGEACVCDISDVGVSRPTVSHHLKKLKEAGLLTSERRGTWVYYRVEPSVLAAMGSLLTAPDGA
- a CDS encoding aldehyde dehydrogenase family protein, coding for MNRDRAQKVDGPLVSRNPADPGDIVIELHGCGPDTVTGAVHRASRAQAEWLAAGAGERSAALRRAADAVEAASEELAGLLVREVGKPLTEARGELARTAAIWRYYAQFPYDATGAVHEPASGPGLLLTRRRPHGVAGLITPWNFPLAIPSWKAAPALAAGNAVLLKPAPEATACALRLAEVLGRALPTDLLRVVPGGADVGTRLIDLADVVSFTGSTAVGAGVARAAAARGVPVQAEMGGHNAAVVLPDADPERAAADIAVAIAGYAGQKCTATRRVIAVGNALPHLRAALAEALRELPARAPHTADTVCGPVISRTALDRVVGARDGALRSGARALAGAGARRSGPDTGWYTDPVLLEQVPAHHELHRRETFGPLAVLSGAADLDEAVRAANSTPYGLVTSLHTGDLDVALAALDRLTTGMLRVNAPTTGVDFHLPFGGEKESGIGMREQGRAALDFYTSSRTVSFLPAVPA
- a CDS encoding dihydrodipicolinate synthase family protein codes for the protein MSAPRHTPDRPWRGVMVATTLPLKDDLSIDHDAYAEHVRSLLDAGCDGVVPNGSLGEYQTLTDDERARVVRTAVEAAGDGSRVMAGVSAYGSTEAARWAEQAARAGAGSALLLPPNAYRADDAEVRAHYAEVAGVGLPVVAYNNPHDTRVDLTPRLLAELHARQHIVAVKEFSGDVRRAYEIAESAPGLDLLVGADDVLLELALAGAVGWIAGYPNALPHSCVALYRAAVTRDLDTALPLYRALHPLLRWDTRHVFVQAIKASMDLAGRPGGPCRPPRSPLDPEASAAVRSATEKAVADGLA
- a CDS encoding GntR family transcriptional regulator: MSEPQSRKLVSVREHLRDQVANALRAALIAGELQPGAIYSAPALAAEYGVSATPVREAMLDLAREGLVEPVRNKGFRVTELSERDLDEFTEIRALIEIPTVGRVTRSVPPERLEALRPVAEEIVAAARAGDLIGYLEADRRFHLGLLSLAGNARLVEAVSDLRKRSRLYGLTELAEAGMLVASAEEHAELLDLMLAGNVAAAEEHMRRHLSHVRSLWAARKQDEPERKPPSRRLKAR